A single window of Gossypium hirsutum isolate 1008001.06 chromosome A10, Gossypium_hirsutum_v2.1, whole genome shotgun sequence DNA harbors:
- the LOC107897936 gene encoding alpha-galactosidase 3 isoform X2 — translation MIMFRAFKFLPLLLSDLGFTRLKQKVKEKHIEMGMENMKEKKSVYSVYIVMVLTLWLIDGGIEGRQVGVLEKLEKPSSGFSKSYNSIYDTSKYGIFQLNNGLALTPQMGWNSWNFFACSISEDLIKETDDCWSAATRNLKGQLVPDPKTFPSGIKALSDYVHGKGLKLGIYGDAGAFTCKVRPGSLFHETGDAQLFADWGVDYLKYDNCFNLGIDPKKRYPPMRDALNATGRTIFYSICEWGVEDPALWARGVGNSWRTTDDINDTWASMTTIADINDKWASHAGPGGWNDPDMLEVGNGGMTYQEYRAHFSIWALMKAPLLIGCDVRNMTAETLEILSNKEVISVNQDSLGVQGRKVYVSGEANCLQVWAGPLSGNRLVVAFWNRCSEAATITARWDVLGLESSTHVSIRDLWQHKEVKENAVASFGAKVDSHDCHVYIFTPKTVAHSES, via the exons ATGATTATGTTCAGAGCTTTCAAATTTCTTCCTTTACTACTCTCAGATTTGGGTTTTACAAGATTGAAA CAGAAGGTGAAGGAGAAACATATAGAAATGGGCATGGAGAACATGAAGGAGAAGAAGAGTGTTTACAGTGTTTATATTGTGATGGTTCTTACACTATGGTTGATTGATGGTGGAATTGAAGGAAGACAAGTGGGTGTTTTAGAGAAACTTGAAAAACCTAGTTCTGGTTTCTCCAAATCCTACAATTCCATTTATGATACTTCAAAATATGGGATTTTTCAACTCAACAATGGCTTGGCTCTTACGCCTCAAATGGG ATGGAATAGCTGGAATTTCTTTGCTTGTAGTATCAGTGAAGACCTTATTAAGGAAACAG ATGATTGCTGGTCTGCTGCCACTCGAAATTTGAAG GGTCAGTTGGTCCCTGATCCAAAAACTTTTCCATCCGGAATCAAAGCTCTTTCTGATTATGTACATGGGAAAGGCCTCAAGCTCGGTATTTATGGTGATGCTGG TGCATTTACGTGTAAAGTTCGACCCGGATCACTCTTCCATGAAACTGGTGATGCACAACTGTTTGCTGATTGG GGTGTAGATTATTTGAAGTATGATAACTGTTTTAACTTGGGTATTGACCCTAAAAAAAG ATATCCTCCAATGCGTGACGCTCTAAATGCAACTGGGAGAACAATTTTCTATTCTATTTGTGAATG GGGGGTTGAAGACCCAGCCTTATGGGCTCGTGGAGTCGGAAATAGCTGGCGTACAACAGATGACATTAATGATACATGGGCTAG CATGACTACAATAGCTGATATAAATGACAAATGGGCTTCCCATGCTGGACCTGGAGGATGGAATG ATCCTGATATGCTGGAAGTTGGTAATGGAGGCATGACTTATCAGGAATACCGTGCTCATTTTAGCATTTGGGCTTTGATGAag GCCCCTCTTTTAATTGGTTGTGATGTAAGAAACATGACTGCTGAAACCCTTGAAATTTTAAGCAATAAGGAGGTCATTTCTGTAAACCAAG ACTCACTAGGTGTCCAGGGAAGGAAAGTTTATGTTTCTGGAGAAGCTAACTGCCTTCAG GTTTGGGCAGGACCTTTGTCTGGCAATCGCTTAGTCGTAGCTTTCTGGAATAGATGTTCCGAAGCTGCAACTATAACAGCTAGGTGGGATGTACTCGGTCTTGAATCTAGCACCCATGTCTCAATAAGAGATTTGTGGCAG
- the LOC107897936 gene encoding alpha-galactosidase 3 isoform X3, whose amino-acid sequence MIMFRAFKFLPLLLSDLGFTRLKQKVKEKHIEMGMENMKEKKSVYSVYIVMVLTLWLIDGGIEGRQVGVLEKLEKPSSGFSKSYNSIYDTSKYGIFQLNNGLALTPQMGWNSWNFFACSISEDLIKETADALVSSGLADLGYVYVNIDDCWSAATRNLKGQLVPDPKTFPSGIKALSDYVHGKGLKLGIYGDAGAFTCKVRPGSLFHETGDAQLFADWGVDYLKYDNCFNLGIDPKKRYPPMRDALNATGRTIFYSICECMTTIADINDKWASHAGPGGWNDPDMLEVGNGGMTYQEYRAHFSIWALMKAPLLIGCDVRNMTAETLEILSNKEVISVNQDSLGVQGRKVYVSGEANCLQVWAGPLSGNRLVVAFWNRCSEAATITARWDVLGLESSTHVSIRDLWQHKEVKENAVASFGAKVDSHDCHVYIFTPKTVAHSES is encoded by the exons ATGATTATGTTCAGAGCTTTCAAATTTCTTCCTTTACTACTCTCAGATTTGGGTTTTACAAGATTGAAA CAGAAGGTGAAGGAGAAACATATAGAAATGGGCATGGAGAACATGAAGGAGAAGAAGAGTGTTTACAGTGTTTATATTGTGATGGTTCTTACACTATGGTTGATTGATGGTGGAATTGAAGGAAGACAAGTGGGTGTTTTAGAGAAACTTGAAAAACCTAGTTCTGGTTTCTCCAAATCCTACAATTCCATTTATGATACTTCAAAATATGGGATTTTTCAACTCAACAATGGCTTGGCTCTTACGCCTCAAATGGG ATGGAATAGCTGGAATTTCTTTGCTTGTAGTATCAGTGAAGACCTTATTAAGGAAACAG CCGATGCACTTGTCTCAAGTGGCTTGGCTGATTTAGGCTATGTATATGTTAATATAG ATGATTGCTGGTCTGCTGCCACTCGAAATTTGAAG GGTCAGTTGGTCCCTGATCCAAAAACTTTTCCATCCGGAATCAAAGCTCTTTCTGATTATGTACATGGGAAAGGCCTCAAGCTCGGTATTTATGGTGATGCTGG TGCATTTACGTGTAAAGTTCGACCCGGATCACTCTTCCATGAAACTGGTGATGCACAACTGTTTGCTGATTGG GGTGTAGATTATTTGAAGTATGATAACTGTTTTAACTTGGGTATTGACCCTAAAAAAAG ATATCCTCCAATGCGTGACGCTCTAAATGCAACTGGGAGAACAATTTTCTATTCTATTTGTGAATG CATGACTACAATAGCTGATATAAATGACAAATGGGCTTCCCATGCTGGACCTGGAGGATGGAATG ATCCTGATATGCTGGAAGTTGGTAATGGAGGCATGACTTATCAGGAATACCGTGCTCATTTTAGCATTTGGGCTTTGATGAag GCCCCTCTTTTAATTGGTTGTGATGTAAGAAACATGACTGCTGAAACCCTTGAAATTTTAAGCAATAAGGAGGTCATTTCTGTAAACCAAG ACTCACTAGGTGTCCAGGGAAGGAAAGTTTATGTTTCTGGAGAAGCTAACTGCCTTCAG GTTTGGGCAGGACCTTTGTCTGGCAATCGCTTAGTCGTAGCTTTCTGGAATAGATGTTCCGAAGCTGCAACTATAACAGCTAGGTGGGATGTACTCGGTCTTGAATCTAGCACCCATGTCTCAATAAGAGATTTGTGGCAG
- the LOC107897936 gene encoding alpha-galactosidase 3 isoform X1, translated as MIMFRAFKFLPLLLSDLGFTRLKQKVKEKHIEMGMENMKEKKSVYSVYIVMVLTLWLIDGGIEGRQVGVLEKLEKPSSGFSKSYNSIYDTSKYGIFQLNNGLALTPQMGWNSWNFFACSISEDLIKETADALVSSGLADLGYVYVNIDDCWSAATRNLKGQLVPDPKTFPSGIKALSDYVHGKGLKLGIYGDAGAFTCKVRPGSLFHETGDAQLFADWGVDYLKYDNCFNLGIDPKKRYPPMRDALNATGRTIFYSICEWGVEDPALWARGVGNSWRTTDDINDTWASMTTIADINDKWASHAGPGGWNDPDMLEVGNGGMTYQEYRAHFSIWALMKAPLLIGCDVRNMTAETLEILSNKEVISVNQDSLGVQGRKVYVSGEANCLQVWAGPLSGNRLVVAFWNRCSEAATITARWDVLGLESSTHVSIRDLWQHKEVKENAVASFGAKVDSHDCHVYIFTPKTVAHSES; from the exons ATGATTATGTTCAGAGCTTTCAAATTTCTTCCTTTACTACTCTCAGATTTGGGTTTTACAAGATTGAAA CAGAAGGTGAAGGAGAAACATATAGAAATGGGCATGGAGAACATGAAGGAGAAGAAGAGTGTTTACAGTGTTTATATTGTGATGGTTCTTACACTATGGTTGATTGATGGTGGAATTGAAGGAAGACAAGTGGGTGTTTTAGAGAAACTTGAAAAACCTAGTTCTGGTTTCTCCAAATCCTACAATTCCATTTATGATACTTCAAAATATGGGATTTTTCAACTCAACAATGGCTTGGCTCTTACGCCTCAAATGGG ATGGAATAGCTGGAATTTCTTTGCTTGTAGTATCAGTGAAGACCTTATTAAGGAAACAG CCGATGCACTTGTCTCAAGTGGCTTGGCTGATTTAGGCTATGTATATGTTAATATAG ATGATTGCTGGTCTGCTGCCACTCGAAATTTGAAG GGTCAGTTGGTCCCTGATCCAAAAACTTTTCCATCCGGAATCAAAGCTCTTTCTGATTATGTACATGGGAAAGGCCTCAAGCTCGGTATTTATGGTGATGCTGG TGCATTTACGTGTAAAGTTCGACCCGGATCACTCTTCCATGAAACTGGTGATGCACAACTGTTTGCTGATTGG GGTGTAGATTATTTGAAGTATGATAACTGTTTTAACTTGGGTATTGACCCTAAAAAAAG ATATCCTCCAATGCGTGACGCTCTAAATGCAACTGGGAGAACAATTTTCTATTCTATTTGTGAATG GGGGGTTGAAGACCCAGCCTTATGGGCTCGTGGAGTCGGAAATAGCTGGCGTACAACAGATGACATTAATGATACATGGGCTAG CATGACTACAATAGCTGATATAAATGACAAATGGGCTTCCCATGCTGGACCTGGAGGATGGAATG ATCCTGATATGCTGGAAGTTGGTAATGGAGGCATGACTTATCAGGAATACCGTGCTCATTTTAGCATTTGGGCTTTGATGAag GCCCCTCTTTTAATTGGTTGTGATGTAAGAAACATGACTGCTGAAACCCTTGAAATTTTAAGCAATAAGGAGGTCATTTCTGTAAACCAAG ACTCACTAGGTGTCCAGGGAAGGAAAGTTTATGTTTCTGGAGAAGCTAACTGCCTTCAG GTTTGGGCAGGACCTTTGTCTGGCAATCGCTTAGTCGTAGCTTTCTGGAATAGATGTTCCGAAGCTGCAACTATAACAGCTAGGTGGGATGTACTCGGTCTTGAATCTAGCACCCATGTCTCAATAAGAGATTTGTGGCAG
- the LOC107897936 gene encoding alpha-galactosidase 3 isoform X4, with protein MGMENMKEKKSVYSVYIVMVLTLWLIDGGIEGRQVGVLEKLEKPSSGFSKSYNSIYDTSKYGIFQLNNGLALTPQMGWNSWNFFACSISEDLIKETDDCWSAATRNLKGQLVPDPKTFPSGIKALSDYVHGKGLKLGIYGDAGAFTCKVRPGSLFHETGDAQLFADWGVDYLKYDNCFNLGIDPKKRYPPMRDALNATGRTIFYSICECMTTIADINDKWASHAGPGGWNDPDMLEVGNGGMTYQEYRAHFSIWALMKAPLLIGCDVRNMTAETLEILSNKEVISVNQDSLGVQGRKVYVSGEANCLQVWAGPLSGNRLVVAFWNRCSEAATITARWDVLGLESSTHVSIRDLWQHKEVKENAVASFGAKVDSHDCHVYIFTPKTVAHSES; from the exons ATGGGCATGGAGAACATGAAGGAGAAGAAGAGTGTTTACAGTGTTTATATTGTGATGGTTCTTACACTATGGTTGATTGATGGTGGAATTGAAGGAAGACAAGTGGGTGTTTTAGAGAAACTTGAAAAACCTAGTTCTGGTTTCTCCAAATCCTACAATTCCATTTATGATACTTCAAAATATGGGATTTTTCAACTCAACAATGGCTTGGCTCTTACGCCTCAAATGGG ATGGAATAGCTGGAATTTCTTTGCTTGTAGTATCAGTGAAGACCTTATTAAGGAAACAG ATGATTGCTGGTCTGCTGCCACTCGAAATTTGAAG GGTCAGTTGGTCCCTGATCCAAAAACTTTTCCATCCGGAATCAAAGCTCTTTCTGATTATGTACATGGGAAAGGCCTCAAGCTCGGTATTTATGGTGATGCTGG TGCATTTACGTGTAAAGTTCGACCCGGATCACTCTTCCATGAAACTGGTGATGCACAACTGTTTGCTGATTGG GGTGTAGATTATTTGAAGTATGATAACTGTTTTAACTTGGGTATTGACCCTAAAAAAAG ATATCCTCCAATGCGTGACGCTCTAAATGCAACTGGGAGAACAATTTTCTATTCTATTTGTGAATG CATGACTACAATAGCTGATATAAATGACAAATGGGCTTCCCATGCTGGACCTGGAGGATGGAATG ATCCTGATATGCTGGAAGTTGGTAATGGAGGCATGACTTATCAGGAATACCGTGCTCATTTTAGCATTTGGGCTTTGATGAag GCCCCTCTTTTAATTGGTTGTGATGTAAGAAACATGACTGCTGAAACCCTTGAAATTTTAAGCAATAAGGAGGTCATTTCTGTAAACCAAG ACTCACTAGGTGTCCAGGGAAGGAAAGTTTATGTTTCTGGAGAAGCTAACTGCCTTCAG GTTTGGGCAGGACCTTTGTCTGGCAATCGCTTAGTCGTAGCTTTCTGGAATAGATGTTCCGAAGCTGCAACTATAACAGCTAGGTGGGATGTACTCGGTCTTGAATCTAGCACCCATGTCTCAATAAGAGATTTGTGGCAG